The window CACAGGCCACAAAAACCAACTGAACTTCTTCCTTTTCTATGGCTTTCTTGGTCTGCTTGGTACCTATAAATACTTTTTTTGCCTGCTTCAGCTTTTCTTCTGGAAGCATCGTCGCAGACCCCCTTATATGTCTAAGCGGATTACACACTCATGTATAATATCATTATCATATAGTGCTGTCAACACCAATAATTGTGTCATCAACATTTTCCACTTCTTCCACTATAACATCACTTTCTTGGTATCTGACCATACCTGTTCCAGCAGGAATTAACTTTCCAATAATAACATTCTCTTTTAGACCAAGTAGTGGATCTATTTTACCCTTTATAGCTGCTTCAGTCAGTACCCTAGTAGTTTCCTGGAAAGAAGCTGCTGATAGGAAGGAGTCTGTCGCTAATGACGCCTTGGTAATTCCTAATAAAACAGTCTTCGCAGTAGCTGGCACTCCATCTTCGGCGATAACTAAGTTATTTGCATCTTCAAAGTCAAATCGGTCTATTAGACTACCAGGAAGCAAGTGTGTATCTCCAGCGTCTTCGATTTTTACTTTCTTAAGCATCTGCCTAACAATAATCTCAATGTGTTTATCATTAATATCAACACCTTGTAGCCTGTAAACCTTTTGCACTTCTCTTAAAAGATAAGCATGAACTCCCTTTGCGCCTTTTACTTTAAGCATATCGTGTGGGTTTACTGATCCATCGGTAAGTTCATCACCCGGCTCAACAAAATCACCTTCTTGAACGTTTACCCTAGAACCGAAGGGAACTGCATAAGCCTGTTTTTCTTCTCCTTGAGAAACTGTTATTTCTCTTCTTCCTTTAACTTCAGAAATACTTGCTGTACCGGTATTCTCAGCAATTACAGCTTGCCCTTTAGGTTTACGTCCTTCAAATAATTCTTCTATTCTTGGTAAACCTTGAGTAATATCATCTCCCGCAACACCCCCTGTATGGAAGGTACGCATTGTAAGCTGAGTACCTGGCTCACCAATGGATTGGGCAGCAATGATACCCACAGCCTCACCAATTTCTACTGGTTTTCCAGTTGCTAAGTTTCGCCCATAGCAGGTTGCACATACACCATTACGTGTCTTGCATGCAAGTACTGAACGTATTTTTACAGACTTGATTTTGGCATCAATGATTTTAGCTGTACTGCTATCGGTAATTCTTTCATTAGTACCAACAATTATTTCTCCTGTTTTGGGATGATAGACTTCTTCAAGAGAAAATCTTCCTGTGAGTCTTTCTGATAAAGGCTCAATGACTTGGCCGCCCTCATTTATCTCAATAACCTCAAATCCCATTTCAGTACCACAGTCTGCTTCCCGAACTATTACATCCTGGGAAACATCAACAAGTCTTCTAGTTAGATAACCGGAGTCTGCAGTCCTTAAAGCTGTGTCAGCTAGACCCTTCCTAGCACCGTGAGTAGAAATAAAGTATTCTAAAACTGTAAGTCCCTCTCTAAAGTTCGCTTTAATGGGTAAGTCAATAATTCGGCCAGATGGATCAGCCATTAATCCTCTCATACCAGCTAACTGTCTTATCTGTTGGATATTACCCCTCGCACCTGAGTTTGCCATCATATAAACTGAATTAAATTTATCAAGTGTTTCCATTAATCCTTTGGTAACATCATCTGTAGCTTCATTCCATAAGCCGATAACTTTTTGATATCTTTCCTCTTCAGTTATTAGCCCTCTACGGTATTGAAGCTCAACATTTTCCACTTTCTTATCTGTTGCTTCTAGTATTGCTGTTTTGTGGCTTGGAATATCCAAGTCTTTTACACCAACAGTAATACCCGCCTTAGTTGAATAGTTAAATCCAATCCTCTTTAATCCATCCAACATTATTGATGTGCGAGATACACCAATTTTTTCATAGCATTCACCAACTATTTGTCCTAGTTGCTTTTTATCTATAACTATGTTCTTGTAACCAAGTTCTTCTGGTATCGGAACTCCATAATTAAATATCATTCTACCTAATGTTGTCTCTATCAATTTACCATTGATTTTTGTCTTTACTTTTGCATGAAGTTCAACTACTCCTTGGTCATAAGCAAGACTGGCTTCCTCAATACTGCTGAAAATTTTGCCTTCTCCCTTTGCTCCTTCTTTTTCTTGGGTTAAATAGTACATTCCCAAGACCATATCTTGAGTAGGAGTAACAACTGGGTTTCCATCTTTTGGATTTAATATGTTATGGCTTGAAAGCATCAATACCCTTGCCTCAGTCTGTGCTTCAGCAGAAAGTGGTACGTGAACAGCCATCTGGTCCCCATCAAAGTCTGCATTGTATGCAGTACAGACCAAAGGATGTATCTGCAAAGCTCTTCCATCAACAAGTACAGGTTGAAATGCCTGAATTCCCAAGCGGTGTAAGGTGGGAGCTCTATTTAGTAAGACAGGGTGATCAGTAATAACCTCCTCTAATACATCCCAAACCTCAGGTCTTAACCTCTCCACCATTCTTTTAGCACTTTTAATATTATGAACAGATCCATTATCTACAAGTTTTTTCATCACAAAAGGCTTAAATAGCTCAAGTGCCATTTCTTTTGGCAATCCACACTCATACATCTTCAGTTCAGGACCTACCACGATTACAGAACGCCCTGAATAATCAACCCTTTTGCCAAGAAGGTTCTGACGAAAACGACCTTGCTTTCCCTTTAACATATCTGATAGGGATTTTAGAGGACGGTTTCCTGGGCCTGTTACAGGCCTTCCCCTTCTACCATTGTCTATAAGTGCATCTACAGCTTCTTGAAGCATCCTTTTTTCATTCCTAACTATTATGTCAGGAGCTCCAAGATCTAATAACCTTTTTAGACGATTATTTCTATTTATAACTCTTCTGTATAGATCATTTAAATCTGAAGTAGCAAATCTGCCGCCATCTAATTGAACCATTGGTCGTAATTCAGGCGGAATTACAGGTAGAACATCCATTATCATCCAATCGGGTCTATTCCCTGAATGTTTGAACGCTTCTACTACTTCTAATCTTCTAATTGCCCTAATTTTTCTTTGGCCACTTGTTTCCTTTAATTCTTTTCTTAGTTCAATCGCAAGTTGATCAAGATCCATATTTTCTAAAAGTTTCTTGACAGCCTCTGCACCCATGTTAGATTGAAATTTTGAACCATATTTGTCTCTATATTCCCTATACTCTGTTTCAGTTAAGAGCTGCTTTTTCATTAAGGGTGTATCTCCGGGATTAGTAACAATATATGAAACAAAATATAGTACCTTTTCTAAAGATCTAGGAGACATATCCAGAAGAAGCCCCATTCTACTGGGTATCCCTTTAAAATACCAGATATGAGAAACAGGAGCCGCCAATTCAATATGCCCAAGTCTCTCTCTTCGAACCTTAGAACGTGTTACCTCAACTCCGCATCGATCGCAGACAATTCCCTTATAACGTACCCTTTTGTATTTTCCACAATGACATTCCCAATCTCTAGTGGGACCAAATATCTTTTCACAAAACAGTCCTTCCCTCTCCGGTTTAAGAGTACGATAATTAATTGTTTCTGGCTTTTTGACCTCTCCACTAGACCATGCACGAATCTGTTCAGGGGATGCTAATCCAATTCTCATTCTTTCAAAATTATTAACATCTATCAAGGGCCTCTCTCCCTTCTGTTTTATTGGGTAACTGGAAGATTAGTAATTAATATCCTCATCATCACTATCATCACTATCAACGCTATCCTCATCAGTATCACTATCATCAGTATCAACATTAAAGTCATCAATATCAGTTATGTCAAAATCTTCTTCTTCTGTATCTTCATCAATTTCCACAGCAGTATCTTCTTTATCAGTATCCTTAACTTGTATGTCAATACCCAATTCCTTGGCAGTTTCACTAATATCTTCATCATCTTCTTTTATTTCTATTTCTTGGTTCGCTTCTCCTAGTACTTTTACATCCAGACCTAAGCTTTGAAGTTCTTTTATCAATACTTTAAAGGATTCAGGAACACCAGGTTCAGGTACATTTTCACCTTTGACGATAGCTTCATATGTTTTAACCCTTCCAACCACATCATCTGATTTGACAGTTAAAATTTCTTGCAGGGTATAAGCGGCT of the Desulfitibacter sp. BRH_c19 genome contains:
- a CDS encoding DNA-directed RNA polymerase subunit beta' — its product is MIDVNNFERMRIGLASPEQIRAWSSGEVKKPETINYRTLKPEREGLFCEKIFGPTRDWECHCGKYKRVRYKGIVCDRCGVEVTRSKVRRERLGHIELAAPVSHIWYFKGIPSRMGLLLDMSPRSLEKVLYFVSYIVTNPGDTPLMKKQLLTETEYREYRDKYGSKFQSNMGAEAVKKLLENMDLDQLAIELRKELKETSGQRKIRAIRRLEVVEAFKHSGNRPDWMIMDVLPVIPPELRPMVQLDGGRFATSDLNDLYRRVINRNNRLKRLLDLGAPDIIVRNEKRMLQEAVDALIDNGRRGRPVTGPGNRPLKSLSDMLKGKQGRFRQNLLGKRVDYSGRSVIVVGPELKMYECGLPKEMALELFKPFVMKKLVDNGSVHNIKSAKRMVERLRPEVWDVLEEVITDHPVLLNRAPTLHRLGIQAFQPVLVDGRALQIHPLVCTAYNADFDGDQMAVHVPLSAEAQTEARVLMLSSHNILNPKDGNPVVTPTQDMVLGMYYLTQEKEGAKGEGKIFSSIEEASLAYDQGVVELHAKVKTKINGKLIETTLGRMIFNYGVPIPEELGYKNIVIDKKQLGQIVGECYEKIGVSRTSIMLDGLKRIGFNYSTKAGITVGVKDLDIPSHKTAILEATDKKVENVELQYRRGLITEEERYQKVIGLWNEATDDVTKGLMETLDKFNSVYMMANSGARGNIQQIRQLAGMRGLMADPSGRIIDLPIKANFREGLTVLEYFISTHGARKGLADTALRTADSGYLTRRLVDVSQDVIVREADCGTEMGFEVIEINEGGQVIEPLSERLTGRFSLEEVYHPKTGEIIVGTNERITDSSTAKIIDAKIKSVKIRSVLACKTRNGVCATCYGRNLATGKPVEIGEAVGIIAAQSIGEPGTQLTMRTFHTGGVAGDDITQGLPRIEELFEGRKPKGQAVIAENTGTASISEVKGRREITVSQGEEKQAYAVPFGSRVNVQEGDFVEPGDELTDGSVNPHDMLKVKGAKGVHAYLLREVQKVYRLQGVDINDKHIEIIVRQMLKKVKIEDAGDTHLLPGSLIDRFDFEDANNLVIAEDGVPATAKTVLLGITKASLATDSFLSAASFQETTRVLTEAAIKGKIDPLLGLKENVIIGKLIPAGTGMVRYQESDVIVEEVENVDDTIIGVDSTI